The Salvelinus alpinus chromosome 22, SLU_Salpinus.1, whole genome shotgun sequence DNA window TgatctctccatccaacctggtAAAGCAAACACACTACCCTCAAAACAAACAGTAAAAATGGCGCTAGGCTTTTTTTGCTGTCTGTGATTGTGTATATGTGTCAATCTGAGGGGACCAGAACACACCCAAAGAGATGAAACCAAACAAAGAGAACAGATAGATTCACTAATAAAAGAATGATCCATGAACATTGGAATTTACATGGCTTTGATAGTAAATCTGTATCATGCTTAGATgtggctttctttctctctgtgagtTAATGAAATTGGCTCCCTCTGCTCCTTGTCAATCACAGTTCTGTCTAAACAAAAGCTTTGCTCATTACCATGGGCATAATGTTAGTAATGCCACACCTCTACACTCGACTAAAACTTAACAAAGCAGCGTGTGTGTATTAGTGAGTGAATGGATAGGTGGAATtacagcagggtttcccaaacccgGTCTTCGGAACCCCAAGGGGTACATGTTTTGGTTTATGCCCTAGACTGAGATTGGGAAACGCTGAGTTACAGACTCTTGGGGTGCCCTAAAAAGCTGTGCTGTTGTGTTTTACATACGAAATGTAGGCCTTCAAACCCTGATCAATTTCATACTGACGGATCAGACACGGTGTGTGTTTCAAGTGAGAACATtttgtccccacaaggaaaagggctattttaggcttaggggttaggtttaaggttagggggtgtgtgtgtgtgcgtgcgtgcctgcgtgcgtgcgagcgagagagagcgcttGTGTGTGAGATGCTAATAATTTTCCTGTGCGAAGCAGCAACAAAGCAAGCCAAGAGAGTTGAGAGGTTCAAACGTAAACAGTGTTACTTAGCATTGGGCCCATTGTTGATGTGTTTACTGAGTCAGCATGAAGACAGATAGCTCTCTTTGTTTACATTTGATCATTAGATAAGGGATTTCTGATTTAATCTCCTGACATAAATTAAGCAAAACCAAATCTggtggggagggatggagaggagagggttccCGTGAATTGTTTCACTTAATATGCTTCATTGGAATTAAGCTGCAGCAATGAGGTGGCATATCATTTTGATCAGGTTGTTTTTTTTTCAAATAGTTTTTCTGTTCACTTACTtgcctagctcttatcaatagctcttatatcaatttatacattacagtgcatggagaatgctgtTATTTCCATCTGAAAAAAATATATGCTTTTTCCACCCTATTCATGGTTTCCTTGCACGTAACGGGTGGTGGAATTATTAGGGAATTAAGTCCAGGTCAGACATCTGTAGACACACAAGAAAGCCCTCTACGACCTCCGATGAGACATCAAACacgcaaaaggacaatataggaggaaggtggaatcctattacactggctccgacgctcgtcgtatgtggcagggcttgcagacgATAACGGATTACAAAGAGAAACCCAGCCATGAGTTGCTCAGCGATGCATAATTCCCAAACGAGCTAAATTCCTTTTATCCTCACTTCTAGGAATATAACACCGGGCCTTGCATGAAAGCCCCTGTTTTTCCGGAtcactgtgtgatctcgctctctgtGGCCGATGTGAGCAAAACGTTTCAACAGGTTAACAATCACAAGGCAGACGGAATACCAGGGCGCgttctcaaagcatgcgcagaccagctggcaagtgtcttcacagacattttcgAACTCTCCTTGTCgcagtctgtaatcccaacatgtttcaagctgatcACCATAGTCCTTGTTCCCAAGAGCTCCAAGTTAACCTACCTaaatagcactcacatctgtaattatgaagtgctttgaaaggctggtcatgacacacatcaaccCAGACATCatcatagacccactccaattcgcgtaccgccccaacagagatgacgcaatctcaattgcacttcacactgccctctgcCAACGGAAGCAGAGGGGAAAtaagtatgtgagaatgctgttcatagactacagctcagtgttcaacaccatagtccgcTCCAAGTTGACCCTCAAGACGGGGGCCCTTCAGggatgtgtgcttagtcccctcctgttctcccagttcacccacgactgcgtggccatggacGACTCCAACTCCagcaccatcatcaagtttgttgACGACATGACAGTGGTAGGCCCAATCACCAACGGTGATTAGTAAGCCtccagggaggaggtcaaagacttggcagtgtggtgccaggacaacaacctctccatcaacgtcagtaagaccaaggagctgatcgtgggctactggagaaagaggggagagcccCCTCCCCATCCACATTGACTGGAATGTTGTGGAACTGgtcgagagctttaagttccttggcatccacatcactaaggatttaacatggtccacacacaccctcattgtcatgaagagggcacagcagcgcctcttccccctcaggaggctgaaaagatttggcatgggccctcggcagtggtggaaaaagtacccaattgtcatacttgagacaAAATTACTATGGTAAACGTGAAAGTCACccggtaaaatactacttgagtagaagtcttaaagtatttggttttaaatatacttaagtatcaaaagtaaatgtaactgCGAAAATAtacgtaagtatcaaaagtaaaagtataactgatttcaaattccttatattaatcaaaccatttttatttttttatttacagatagccaggggcacactccaacactcagacataatatTAAAAAGAAGCATTTGTATAGTgagtgccagatcagaggcagtagggatgaccaggaatgttctcttgataagtgtgtgagttAGACAATTTTCTTGTtcagctaagcattcaaaatgtaatgagtacttttgggtgtcagggaaaattatggagtaaaaagtatataatTTTCttgaggaatgtagtgaagtcaaattaaaagttgccaaaaatataaatacctcGTACTTCtaaacattgatctggtactccctgtatgtagctccattattgtgtattttatcccttgtgttactattttattaCAATTAAAACATTGTAACTCTGCGTCGAtgggaagggcttgtaagcaagcatttcacagtaaagaccacaccaattgtatttggagcatgtgacaaatacaatttgatttgaccttAATTTGGCTTACacgtagagagaaaagtgcataaaaagggaaaAAGTTCAATTTACACACGTATTACTCGAGTCTGAATTTCCCCCATAGAGAATAGACGTTGTATGTCCCAGAATCCTGGAAAATAGGGTGGTGGTGTCTAGAAACAGCAACTGATCCTCTTTAAAAACAGGAAGGTAAATGTGAGCGTGTTCACCCTCCACCAGAGAGGGTGACCTGTATCAGTGATTTTGACAAGATAGACAGATCATCTGCAGAGATACGTCTTTCCATGTAATCGCCTAGGATTGTACTTTTTATACCACATATCGTATAACTATGTACAAAACCAAATTACCTTATTTTTGTACATATAATTATCTGCCAATGGTATACATACTTAATAGAACTGCAATACAGAACTTAGATACACTCTGAATCTACACTGAGAGCTGTACAGGTTATATCTTGCCTGTTTGGCCATGTCCGGGAGTATCGTCAGACAGGGCCACAGGGGTCTCCTgacccttcctgtctcagcctccagtatttatgctgcagtagtttacgtgtcggggggctagtgtcacgtgtgctccctctccggcctctaggtcaccaggctgctcattatggcgcacacctgtcaccatcgttacgcacacctgcgcgtcatcagactcacctggacatcacttccctttggttccttccccatgTGTTTCTGTTTCAGgttcatgtctgtgtgttgttcgTGTTTTATATTATGTtacgtttattttattaaaatactcactccctgaacttgcttcccgactctcagcgcacatcattacagctagggtcagtctgtaatatctggagtatttctcctgtcttatccggtatcctgtgtgaattttagtatgctccctctaattctctttttcctctctctctttctctctctcttctctcggaggacctgagccctaggaccatgcctcaggactacttgGCCCGATGACCCCTTGCTGTCCACAGCCCACCTGGTCATGcggctgctccagtttcaacagttcagcctgcggctatggaaccctgacctgttcactggacattCTACCTTGTcccccggacctgctgttttctaccgcacctgctgtctctaactctgaatgattggctatgaaaagccaactgacatttactccagaggtgctgacttgttgcaccctctacaaccactgtgattattattatctgaccctgctggtcatctatgaacgtttgaacagcTTGGCCGCggtctgttataatctccacccggcacagccagaagaggactggccacccctcagagcctggttcctctctaggtttcttactAGGTTCTGACttttctaggaagtttttcctagccaccgtgcttctacagctgcattgcttgctgtttgaggttataggctgggtttctgtacagcacttcatgACATCGACTgacgtaaaaagggctttataaatacatttgattgattgattgcctggctacccatccaCATCACACTGGCCAAACTGACGTTTCTTCTCCAAAATGAGTCTGGATTTTCCTCCCTCCCCTACGATTTCTAGAATGGGAACACATTTTGACTGTTCTTATTGGTCACAGAAACTGATGGGTTAGGCCAGAGCCAGCCTACATGCTGATGTTATCAACTTTGAAACTCTGATTGCTTAGATTTGTTAGAGACGATCCAGTCGCTGATCAAATTTGGTTTGTTCAACTCCCCTCATTTTGAAGTCACACAAATGACTTTTAGGATGGCAGATTTAGACAATGTATGTAGCAATTAATAAGGCTGCAtatatgcattccaggtgactacctcatgaagctggttgagagaatgccaagagtctgcaaagctgtcttcaaggcaaagggtggctattttgaagaatctcaaatataaaatattttttgatttgtttaacacttttttgtttactacataattccaaatgtgttatttcatagttttgatgtcttcaatattattctataatgtagaaaatagtacaaataaataaaaaccctagaatgagtaggtgtgtccaaacttttgactggtactgtacatcaaatcaaatcaaatcaaatgttattagtcacatacacatggttagcagatgttaatgcgagtgtagcgaaatgcttgtgcttctagttccgacaatgcagtaataaccaacaagtaatccaacctaacaattccacaactactaccttacacacacacacaagtgtaaagggataaagaatatgtacataaagatatatgaatgagtggtggtacagaacggcatggcagatgcagtagatggtatagagtacggtatatacatatgagatgagtactgtagggtatgtaaacataaagtggcatagtttaaagtggctagtggtacatgtattacataaagatggcaagatgcagtagatgatatagagtacagtatatacatatgagatgggtaatgtagggtatgtaaacattatattatattatattatacatgtgACATTATGTAAGAGTGAGATTAACAGATGTATAggcagagggagaaaagagagagggacatacaTGTACAGTAGCCTCTTCTTCTAGGCTTTAGACCAGCCTAGTAGACTACTGTGGTAAGAAGTAAGAGTCTCAGGAGAATAATAATAAGCCTCCAGATAAAAGGATATGTCCCAGGTGTGTAAACCAAACCCCCTGCCCACTCATTCCTGTGCTTTGAGGGGAACTGATTGGGTGGCACAGCACTCTCAATGCCCTGGACCGACAGCTGTCCTTTATAAATGGAACGTGCCACCCAGGCTTTGTTGTCATTTTGATTCGTTTTCAGTCACAACCACTCTGCAACCCCATTTACATTATACAGTAGGTTAGAAGGCAATCATCTTTTCCTGTTATTTAATAGACTGTACACAAAAATATTCATACATAATGTACATAATGTACATGTGTACTGTGCAACTCAATACACTCAAAACAGCTGCACGCAAATCATTACTACTCTGTCCCTCTAGTTTAGGTCTTCAATTCAAATATAATTCAATGTAAACACCAAAAGATCATTCTTTCATATTTGTAAAATTGCTTTATTTCTGAAGAATCCAGTCATGAGAGATAAATATAACATAGATATCAATAAATGTCTGAGGCCACACAGTGATCTATTGTCCAAATGCAACTCTGTGATCAAGCTATCATAAATGTCTCAACCGCTAACGATTAGGCTTGATATAAAAGCACTTTCATTTGAGGAAAACAATTACTCAGTATTGTATATAGCCACGAGAAAACACACAGTTTTGGTAATTGACATTGTAACCAGCCAAGCTTTACCAGAGCATATAAACATCAATATAAATATAGTTACAAATCATATACAGACTAAATCAGGAAGCCCTTAAGCATATAAAcgcagcaaaaaaataaatgtcctctcactgtgtggccaccagctgcattaagtactgcagtccatctcctcctcgtggactgcactagatttgtcagttcttgctgtgagatgttaccccactcttccaccaaggcatctgcaagttcccagacatttctggggtgaatggccctagccctcaccctccgatccaacaggttccagacgtgctcaatgggattgagatccgggctcttcgctggccatggcagaacactgacattcctgtcttgcaggaaatcacatacagaacaagcagtatggcaggtggcattgtcatgctggaggatcatgtcaggatgagcctgcaggaagggtaccacatgagggaggaggatgttttcCCTGTAACGCAAAGCGTTgatattgcctgcaatgacaacaagctcagtccgatgatgctgtgacacaccgccccagaccatgacggaccctccacctccaaatcgatcccgctccagagtacaggcctcggtgtaacactcattccttcgatgataaacgcgaatccaaccatcacccctgttgagacaaaaccgcgactcgtcagtgaagagcactttttgccagtcctgtctggtccagcgacggtgggtttgtgcccatagacaacgttgttgccggtgatgtctggtgaggacctgccttacaacaggcctacaagccctcagtccagcctctctcagcctattgcgaacagcctgagcactgatggagggattgtgtgttcctggtgtaactcggccagctgttgttgccatcctgtacctgtcccgcaggtgtgatgttcggatgcaccgatcctgtgcaggtgttgttacacatggtctgccactgcgaggacgatcagctgtccgtcctggcTCCCTGTTGCGcggtcttaggtgtctcacagtacggagaatgcaatttattgccctggccacatctgcagtcctcatgcctccttgcagaaagcctaaggcacattcacgcagatgagcagagaccctgggcatctttcttttggtgtttttcagagtcagtagaaaggcctctttagtgtcctaagttttcataactgtgaccttaattgcctaccgtgtgtaagctgttagtgtcttaatgaccgttccacagatgcatgttcattaattgtttatggttcattgaacaagcatgggaaacagtgttaaaaccctttacaatgaagatctgtgaagttatttggatttttacaaattatctttgaaagacagggtcctgaaaaagtgacgtttctttttttgctgggtTTATATGTGATCACCAAAACAAATACATGTTAACAGATCTTCTAGTCACGCAGTGATAAGTACTAGGCTTGTGTTTTATTCTCTCAGAAGTTACAGTTCAACTGTAGGGTCACAAGAGAGATGAGGGTGGGTTGACCACTCAAAGACATCGCTTTTCATTCAGGCCACTTTGACTGTTTTTGATTCATATAATTCCATTCAACTCTATGTGTTCTGAAGAATGATGGTGGATCAAGCAAAGTCAATGACAAAGCAAAGCCTGAACCAGAGAGCTAATATTTCCTCTTGCTCAACATCGACCTTCGTGACATAGCAACAGTGAAAACACTGCAGATAGGGACAGGACTGTGTACACAAGGATATGATTGTTTAGTTTGATCAATGTATGCATTGAATAATCACCGGATAAATGTAGGGTTGGGAGAAAAATTTCACAACCTTGTAATCTTTGCCAGGACTCAATATCTCTGGTTAGATTGTATAGCAGGAGACTCTAGTCTTGGGAAATATTTGGTTAATGACTCAGTAATTGAAGTGCAAGATGCCAGCCATTGGTCAATGTTCATCATTAGCATTGTCCAGTGGGTTTAAGTGCATGTAAATGTGTTGGGATCAGTAATGTCtccctctatatcagacagccATCAACAGCCAGTGATAAGTGTCATTACCTGCAGGCAAATGCAAAACACAGAGACGTGATCTGCACTCACACAGGATACCTGGAGCCTCATTTATAAAACAGACTAACAATCAATTTTGATCTTAAGTATGACTTCACACAGAAAACCACGTATAAGTAGTTATTTATAAAACCTTACTTTGACGTGGAAATGATCTTATCTCTACTCAAAGTCTAGACTTGACGTAGGTGATTTTGCTGCTGGTTATGTAGGGCTATTATTTTTTTCACTTGCAGTTTGTCAAACCATTTAGATAGGGGTCCTCGCTTCTCATTCCCAATCTCCcgccatccatctatccatccactgcttagttTATGAGTGCCATGGTGCTCTCTGGCTGTTTCCCGCAGAAGAAGTTGTGTGCCAGACGCACGTGGACAGGCACAAAGACGTAGGAGGTGTAGATGACCATGGtcatggaggagaagaggacagagttGAAGATGGACTGCTCCCAGGGCTCAAGCACATATATGCCTGTGATGAGCAGGTACTGGTAGTACAGCCAGCCCAGGTACTCCTTCAGGTATTGAAAGTCCATCCTCATGCTGCTCCAGTGGTCAGGGTGAGGAtgggagagggaggggcagagaaaggaacagagagaacgatagagagaggatagggggAGTGATAGGAAGATAGGAGacagaagacagagacagagggagaaaggaggatgGCAGTGATAATGGCAGCAGGGGACACATAATGggcataaacacacaaacacacaaacaaacacacaagacAGACGACACAACATCAATCATGTGGAAAGATATACAGTTAGTCGCTTCACCTGCACTACCTGATAGAATTAAACCTATTTTCCCAGGAGGAAACACCAACTGTAAAAGGGAAAACACTTAGTAGGTGAAAGATGAACTGTGtgggtgttttgtgggtagttcaGTGGTATAACCTCAAGTTTTTGTCGTAGTCTCATTTTAAACCCTAGTCTTCTTCAGCTTTCAATGCACCTGCTACTATGTAATTACCCATGTCTTACATACCTACCATATCCTTGGGGGAGCTAACAATGGAAAATGGTATTAGAAAGCACATTACATGTGGGTCTGTGTTTATTAATGAGAAGGTCCAGGGACAATCACAGCCCGTGGCCCCTGGGGGCCACTGGGGGTCTCTCTGGTGGGGAGGCACTGCAGACATTAGCTCCTGAGAGCCCCAGACAAGGTAAATTAAATCTgcatacacgcatgcatgcacagtACATAAACACACAGTATCCCACTCAAACAGCACACGTGGTACCTTTATCTTTATTGTCAATGCTGTCAAAATGTCCACCACCGTACAGATGGTGGAAAGGAACAGACATTTACTCCATCATAAGGAACGAGAACAGACATTTACTCCATCATAAGGAACGAGAACAGACATTTACTCTACTTCCACACAGGGTAGTTGACATTAAGTATCTAAGGGCATAATAGGAAAGCCTCTGTCTCAGAGTCAGTACCTCAGTGTGCGTTGACAGGTGTCAGGTAAACTCAACTGACACCAGTGCACACTTCTTCACCAGAGTAATAGCCTACTCATTAATAAACAGTTATGGACCAAATAGTTAACGACACACACTGTGGCATGTCAATAAATAAACCTAAAATATAATCCAAGCATGTTTGCTTGTTTTCCAGGTCCTATCCTGTCACACAAATAATTATGGCTAAACTAATGCCGTAGAGACATTGTAACAACTGAATAAGCCTCCTCACATTAAGGTAGTCTACATGCTAGCCTACATGCCTATATGACACAATAATAATCTGtaggacaacaaaaaaacaataagGATCATATAAAAGTGagcttacagtgagggaaaaaagtatttgatcccctgctgattttgtacgtttgcccactgacaaagaaattatcagtctataattttaatggtaggtttatttgaacagtgagagacagaataacaacaaaaatatccagaaaaatgcatgtcaaaaatgttataaattgatttgcattttaatgagggaaataagtatttgaccccttctcaatcaaaaagatttctggctcccaggtgtctttcatacaggtaacgaacggagattaggagcacactcttaaagggagtgctcctaatctcagtttcttacctgtataaaagatacctgtccacagaagcaatcaatcaatcagattccaaactctccaccatggccaagaccaaagagctctccaaggatgtcagggacaagattgtagaccaacacaaggctggaatgggctacaagaccatcgccaagcagcttggtgagaaggtgacaacagtttctgtgattattcgcaaatggaagaaacacaaaagaactgtcaatctccctcagcctggggctccatgcaagatctcacctcgtggagttgcaatgatcatgagaacggtgaggaatcagcccagaactacacaggaggatcttgtcaatgatctcaaggcagctgggaccatagtcatcaagaaaacaattggtaacacactatgccgtgaaggactgaaatcctgcagcgcccgcaaggtccccctgctcaagaaagcacatatacatgcccgtctgaagtttgccaatgaacatctgaatgattcagaggacaactgggtgaacgtgttgtggtcagatgagaccaaaatggagttctttggcatcaacccaacttgccgtgtttggaggaggaggaatgctgcctatgaccccaagaaaccatccccaccgtcaaacatggaggtggaaacattatgctttgggggtgtttttctgctaaagggacaggacaacttcaccgcatcaaagggacgatggacggggccatgtaccgtcaaatcttgggtgaaaacctccttccctcagccagggtattgaaaatgggtcgtggatgggtattccagcatgacaatgacccaaaacacacggccaaggcaacaaagtagtggctcaagaagaagcacattaaggtcctggagtggcctagccagtctccagaccttaatcccatagaaaatctgtggagggagctgaaggttcgagttgccaaacgtcagcctcgaaaccttaatgacttgaagaagatctgcaaagaggagtgggacaaaatccctcctgagatgtgtgcaaacctggtggccaactacaagaaacgtctgacctctgtgattgccaacaagggttttgccaccaagtactaagtcatgttttgcagaggggtcaaatacttatttccctcattaaaatgcaaatcaattcataacatttttgacatgcgtttttctggatttttttgttgatattctgtctctcactgttcaaataaacctaccattaaaattatagactgatcatttctttgtcagtgggcaaacgtacaaaatcagcaggggatcaaatacttttttccctcactgtacctgTCTGATAACATGCCGCTGTCCGTGCTCCCCCGGTTCAGAGAGAATGGCCTGTGTCCCACTACTGTGGTGTGAACTGCACTACCAGTTCACAAATATAGACTACCTGTAGCAGGTCATACAGTCTACACCACACCTACTACTCTTTACACTCACCCGGCGTTCACGTGGAGTTGGGTATGGGTTTTTAAGGACAGAGCGTTCGGCGCACGTGTCTTCAACCTCTATAAATAAGGCACGATTATTCACAAATGGGACTAATCCATAGTCGTCTAGTCAGTGGAATAGTCATCAAAACTCTGTCCTGCTTTATTGGATAGGAGACACCTGACGCGCGTGTCCGCGCAACTTTTGAATGGCATCCTCATAGAGGACTCTAGTGTCCAaaagcctgttttagcatgggcagcgcccaTTTTGAAGTAATCAACTGAGGGACTTCCTacgggttaaggaaggatcatataattaattatacttgtgagcaaacattccataactgcaggtgtcAGTAAATCGCCAACATTGGCTtcatacctgttcaaacaacactctccaggtggcagtatgcacccttcCAGTATGTTTGAaaactcatagaagtagtagaagaaaatggactacttcaaaTGGAGATGGCCTCTATAGCACTGCCCATGCGCACAGACaccataatgggacagatacaaaGAAGAGTCCTCTATAATTCTCTAAAGGCATCCCCCCTCTACTTGCCACACAGGGAATGAAATTCATAATCTCCACTGACTGCAAATAGACTATGCACTGAATTTTCCCAAAACATAATTCACCCATAACAGCGCAATGCACACTCTGCAACTGACAGGGGATGCAAGAAGTCATAGTGTTGCTACAGAACTGGCAAAATTACTGAGATTCCTCCAAAAATGTTGAGTGATTGGATAGCCTATTTAGCTGATAGCctttattattttataaatcaAATGAAGAGGATATATTTTCAGCACATTGATATCC harbors:
- the sptssb gene encoding serine palmitoyltransferase small subunit B, which codes for MRMDFQYLKEYLGWLYYQYLLITGIYVLEPWEQSIFNSVLFSSMTMVIYTSYVFVPVHVRLAHNFFCGKQPESTMALIN